GTAAAAAAACAAAGCCCAGACGCGACAGCTTGATTTGCTGTGTTAGCCGCATGAATGATTTAAATGTTCAGCAGCGAGATTTCCTTAACTGAGTTGAAATCCTTCGTATTTAACGCTTCCTGAGAATATCAAGATGAAGTAATTGTTCATCTCTAATTATGTGGATGATGTAGATCCGGTTATTTTCTTCTCTGTAAAAAATCTGGCAAGGCGAAACCAATAACCTGCGATAAGTGGACTCTTCCAGATCTTCTACAGGTTTTCCTGATTTTGGATATTCACGTAGTTGAACGACACGTTTGAAAACACTGCGAACAAGATTCCTGGCAACTTTCGGATTGTCCAGTGAGATGTAATCAGCAATATCATCGAGTTCTTGAAGTGCCGGTTCCGTCCAGATTATTTGAGCCATCGACTCATTTTCTTTTGGGCCTCTTCATGTGTCACTACGCGATCTTCAAGGATAGCTTTTTCGCCTCTCGCAAGACCTTCCAGGAGTTTCATCCTGCGAAGTAAGTTTTCAAATGATTCCACATCAATAAGATAAGCAGAAGGCTTGCCATGCTCTGTGATCAAAACAGGCTCCTTCTCCCGTTTGAGTTCGTCCAGAAGCTTTGTGGCTTGACGTTTCAGTGTGGTGACAAGTTCTGTTTTCATAGTATCACTAAAGTATCATTTTAAGCGAATTATTACAAGCATGGACTTTAAATGCTCTAACGGCCCCGCGTTTAACCGGCGGGGAGATGGATGTTGTGGACGGGCGAAGTCCGTCCACCCGTACGGTTAACGCCTTGTTAAACCTCTGAAGAGTCCTGTAATTCAAGCTTCAAGGTTTTGCCAAAGGCCCTTGCGTATTTTTCCAGCGTAGAGAGCCTGATATCCTCGGCATGATTTTCAAT
Above is a window of Natronogracilivirga saccharolytica DNA encoding:
- a CDS encoding type II toxin-antitoxin system RelE/ParE family toxin — encoded protein: MAQIIWTEPALQELDDIADYISLDNPKVARNLVRSVFKRVVQLREYPKSGKPVEDLEESTYRRLLVSPCQIFYREENNRIYIIHIIRDEQLLHLDILRKR
- a CDS encoding type II toxin-antitoxin system Phd/YefM family antitoxin, yielding MKTELVTTLKRQATKLLDELKREKEPVLITEHGKPSAYLIDVESFENLLRRMKLLEGLARGEKAILEDRVVTHEEAQKKMSRWLK